The Bacteroidota bacterium genome has a window encoding:
- a CDS encoding DUF2586 family protein — MLNDVNFNLGQGGLGRPLPGSDFISTMLFYTGTLPSGFSSTDRIKKIFSVEDAESLGILDTYADETKATAKYTVTNVGADGDTLELVIVEPSSNISLGVFLKTAAYTTVTLFADALVLFINANTLTHGYTAANTAGAVTITARPGLGLFLNSGTPVVATIVGTIAGTIVQFGASPMIAGVASLQAPWHYHISEFFRIQPKGVLYVGMYAVPSTYDFTDLTTIQNFANGEIRQAFVYADGTTYTSGKVQAAQAVCTSLFVAHKPLSSVLIAFDYASATLSTLANLSTLNSKNITLVIGQDGDNLGYALFKACGKSITNGGAVLGCEALAAVNEDIAWISKFNISNGTENNVPAFANGILFSACSTSLLTTLNSYRYVFSIKKVGYEGTFLNDSHDCIIQTSDYAYIENNRTIDKAIRLLYTNYLPDLNAPLTVNTDGTLKDTSVAYFQMSGNAALDQMVRDGELSAKSVTVNPVQNVLTSSQLVITVTLVPVGVARNIVINIGYSLSI; from the coding sequence ATGCTTAACGATGTTAATTTTAATTTAGGTCAAGGTGGTTTGGGCCGCCCGTTGCCGGGTTCTGATTTTATTTCTACAATGTTATTCTATACAGGAACATTGCCAAGTGGATTTTCTAGCACCGATAGAATAAAGAAAATATTTTCAGTTGAAGATGCTGAATCTTTAGGTATTTTAGATACTTATGCAGACGAAACGAAAGCAACTGCAAAATATACTGTTACAAACGTTGGAGCTGATGGAGATACTTTAGAATTAGTAATAGTAGAACCTTCATCAAATATTTCGTTAGGCGTGTTCCTTAAAACGGCAGCTTACACAACTGTTACATTATTCGCTGATGCATTAGTGTTGTTTATAAATGCTAATACATTAACGCATGGTTATACAGCTGCAAATACCGCTGGAGCTGTTACAATAACAGCACGTCCCGGACTTGGTTTATTCTTAAATTCAGGCACTCCAGTAGTTGCTACAATAGTAGGAACAATAGCTGGTACTATAGTACAATTTGGTGCATCTCCAATGATTGCCGGTGTTGCTTCTTTACAAGCACCATGGCATTATCATATTTCTGAATTTTTCAGAATACAACCAAAAGGTGTTTTGTATGTTGGAATGTACGCAGTACCTTCTACTTATGACTTTACCGATCTTACCACAATTCAAAATTTTGCAAATGGGGAAATACGTCAAGCATTTGTTTATGCTGATGGCACTACTTATACAAGCGGAAAGGTTCAAGCTGCTCAAGCTGTTTGTACTTCTTTATTTGTAGCACATAAACCACTATCTAGTGTTTTAATTGCTTTTGATTATGCTTCAGCAACATTATCGACTCTTGCTAATTTATCTACTTTAAATTCTAAAAATATAACTCTTGTTATTGGACAGGATGGAGATAATTTAGGGTATGCTTTATTTAAAGCATGTGGAAAATCTATAACTAATGGAGGGGCCGTATTGGGTTGTGAAGCTTTAGCTGCTGTTAATGAGGATATCGCATGGATTTCTAAATTCAACATTTCAAATGGCACTGAAAACAATGTTCCTGCTTTTGCTAATGGAATTTTATTCTCAGCATGTTCAACTTCTTTATTAACAACATTGAATAGTTATCGTTATGTATTTTCAATTAAAAAAGTTGGGTATGAAGGTACTTTTTTAAATGATTCTCATGATTGTATAATTCAAACATCGGATTACGCATACATAGAAAACAATAGAACTATCGACAAAGCTATTCGTTTATTGTATACAAATTATTTACCCGATCTAAATGCTCCATTGACTGTAAATACAGACGGAACATTAAAAGATACATCGGTTGCATATTTTCAAATGTCAGGTAACGCTGCATTAGATCAAATGGTAAGAGATGGAGAGTTATCAGCTAAAAGTGTAACTGTAAATCCAGTTCAGAATGTATTAACAAGTTCGCAATTAGTTATTACTGTTACACTTGTACCTGTGGGAGTTGCGCGTAATATCGTTATAAATATTGGTTATTCACTTTCAATATAA
- a CDS encoding site-2 protease family protein, producing MILKIVEILYLSVFAHELGHFIVARLLNLKIVSVSIFMRPFICIFLNGTLYKIGFIPITGYVNVPDIYTQSKWKKIIYFSAGIIMNTSLLLFSNDVFLQTINLYLILFNLLPFRKSDGRNILEVL from the coding sequence ATGATTCTTAAAATTGTAGAAATACTTTATTTAAGTGTGTTTGCACATGAATTAGGTCATTTTATAGTTGCCAGATTACTTAATCTGAAAATAGTTTCAGTATCTATTTTTATGAGGCCATTTATTTGTATTTTCTTAAATGGGACACTTTATAAAATTGGTTTTATCCCCATTACTGGATATGTAAATGTTCCGGATATTTATACACAAAGTAAATGGAAGAAAATTATTTATTTCTCAGCCGGTATTATAATGAACACATCGTTACTGTTATTTAGTAACGATGTGTTTTTACAAACAATAAATTTGTATTTGATTTTATTTAATTTGCTTCCATTTAGAAAATCGGATGGAAGAAATATTTTAGAAGTGTTATAA
- a CDS encoding Clp protease ClpP: MKLKYTQYVDTDEPVMLVNKHIGHDEEDGDGIMGPQFQEELMYLDTLGKKRIKVFICSPGGNVVDAMQMYNAILATKTKVDTFNTGVAASSAGVVFQAGRTRYMSDYALLMMHNPFSPGATGSTPELESFKNSLVKMLGRKNPTATEESISDFMNNTTWMDADACVKNGFCDVIEHSSDMNKPRAISTDPKATWKQYANYFNSLNTNPPIQNTMKKVYNKLKINENSTEDVMVAAIDAIENRATTAELEKEKLKKELETANTNLVEVQNKVTDLENKAAELKETEDAEKVTALENAATLLVENAAKVGKIKNDAATILKIKAQAIKDFEGTKELIDSMPLNKKGANIVNKDDTGAPVPRYTMGAVMIGIQNKSEGK, encoded by the coding sequence ATGAAATTAAAATATACCCAATATGTAGATACCGATGAACCTGTAATGCTTGTAAATAAGCATATCGGACATGATGAAGAAGATGGCGACGGAATTATGGGGCCTCAGTTTCAAGAAGAATTAATGTATTTAGATACTTTAGGTAAAAAAAGGATTAAGGTTTTTATATGTTCTCCCGGTGGTAATGTAGTTGATGCAATGCAGATGTACAATGCCATTTTAGCTACTAAAACTAAAGTCGATACATTCAATACAGGTGTGGCAGCAAGTTCAGCTGGTGTAGTGTTTCAAGCTGGAAGAACAAGATATATGAGTGATTACGCTCTTTTAATGATGCATAACCCATTTAGTCCTGGAGCAACTGGATCAACTCCTGAATTAGAATCGTTTAAAAATTCACTTGTAAAAATGTTAGGACGTAAAAATCCTACAGCAACAGAGGAAAGTATATCCGATTTTATGAACAATACAACATGGATGGATGCTGATGCTTGTGTTAAAAATGGTTTTTGTGATGTTATTGAACATAGCAGCGACATGAATAAACCAAGAGCGATATCTACCGATCCAAAAGCAACATGGAAACAATACGCAAATTATTTTAATTCTTTAAATACAAATCCACCAATTCAAAATACGATGAAAAAAGTATATAACAAATTGAAAATTAACGAAAACTCCACAGAAGATGTTATGGTTGCAGCAATTGATGCTATAGAAAACCGTGCAACAACTGCTGAACTTGAAAAAGAAAAATTAAAAAAAGAACTTGAAACTGCTAATACAAATTTAGTAGAAGTTCAAAATAAAGTTACCGATTTGGAAAACAAAGCTGCTGAATTGAAAGAAACAGAAGATGCAGAGAAAGTGACAGCACTTGAAAACGCCGCAACTTTACTTGTTGAAAACGCCGCAAAAGTTGGTAAAATAAAAAACGATGCTGCAACTATATTAAAAATAAAAGCGCAAGCAATTAAAGATTTTGAAGGCACAAAAGAATTAATTGATTCAATGCCTTTAAATAAAAAAGGTGCAAACATAGTCAACAAAGATGATACTGGCGCTCCAGTTCCAAGATATACAATGGGAGCTGTTATGATTGGGATTCAAAATAAATCAGAAGGTAAATAA